A segment of the Mauremys mutica isolate MM-2020 ecotype Southern chromosome 7, ASM2049712v1, whole genome shotgun sequence genome:
TTAGTCATTTGTTGTTGCCTCGTTTCCTGAACCccttttcccaccccacccctccttcctctctgcctcCATCAAAATTCCCAGCCTCCTTCCTGAAGCAGGAATTTCCACAGAAGAGGATTCTCTGTTGGCTCTCGGGAGAGGGCTGAAGgagaaggaagtgggaaaggagGCCAAGATGGGGAAAACATCTGAGGTGGAAGACTTGGCACCTTTCTACTAATGTCTGCAGACACCTCTCACTTGTCTTGGTGACCCTTTCCCACACACCAGCAAGTCAGACATTCAGGCAATGCAATGCAAGATTACTCAAAAGCATTCAATTTCTCTCTTCCTGGCAggtttcctgacacctcctcctgcccccctccccccgccccacatgcacactttctctctcacacacatttttTTGAAGCACATCCTCACCAGCCGTCATGCTAAACTCCAGAAAAGCAAGTACTCTTCACAGCTGGGTTTAGTCATCAGAACCGTGAGAAGCCACTTCAAGCTCAATAGCACGCAGACTAATATGCTCTCCCATTTTAATTCCCCCCCTACAAGTGGCCCCCTGATCAATGCGCCGAAGCATATCCGCCTGCGTATGTCATGCTGGCAGCCAGAAAAACAGCTGCTGTTCACAGCTGGATTTAGGAAGCTGAACCATGTCCAGGCATTAGCATTCTGTAGCCCACAGACTTTTTACCACCCACTCAGGGCTTTGCATTGTCGACTTACTGGTAGAGGGGCTGGCATGCCCTGTAGTTTAGTAAACTATTTTATAAAGTACGGCGTGATGTTTTTGATTTGAAGTAAAACATATACTGGAAACAAAATCAGTTGAACATTAACAATCTTATCTCTTATTGAACATATGGGTTCAGGGACTGGGAGGACAGAACTTAATAAATAATAGCACTTTacacttctatagcaccttctgtctcaaagtgctttgcaaacattgatgtttttctaaaagataggctcttgttcaaacaagaattaattcagggaagtcctatggcctgtgctagacagaaggtcagactagatcatcacagtgtttccttctggctttataatctatgaataaaGCTTCAAAGCTCCGCTCAGAAGTAGGTATCACTATTATGAGATGAGACCAGAGTCTGAATGAGATCCCCAAGGTTGCCCAGGGAATCAGTGGCAGAACCCAGAACTGCTCCCAGCTCACCTGACTCCTAGCCCTGTACGTTAACCACAGAAACGTCCTCCCTCTTTGTCAATTGTTTGAGGGCACTGTGAACATTGCACAAGAGACCACAGTTCTTAGGATTCAAAGCGTCCCTAAAAGTAACAAGCACAAGTTTACTCCATCTTTGTTAGAAATCTACCATGCTTaagtaaccttttttttttttttttttttttttttttttaaattaaatcactCCTTTAAGTAGTCACCTCCAGGCTTGCCTAGGCCACAGCTTTTGGTTATATTTTAAATCCAATGAATTGGTTTTCAATTAGCTTGACTTAATTAACATGATTgcaagtgctaatgtagacactcAAAAAACAGTGGTTCCTGGGTGTGGTTCTCTCTAGTCGGAGTTCTATAAAAATAACTAATTAGAAATACAGCACAAATCAGAATTCCAGTTACAGGGACCCACTTTTAAAGTAAAGCTATTCGGGGGATGGGGTGAGATTCTTTTGCCATATGCCTTACCCAGAGCCTAgttaaatcaatggaaagactcccactgctCACAATGGGTTTTGGGTTAGGTCCTATCAGTGGAATCCAGTGTAAGTTTAAGGACTATTGCTGACTCGTTATCCAATGCTGTCAGCCTTGCACAGAAAGCTCAGAAACTGAGTGTCACTTGATGACAGGCATAAACCACAAGTCATTTGTTTAACAAAAAGAATAGGTACacggaaaaaaacccacaatccaGCTTTGCTTTGGGGACACAGGGCCCAGAGCTGTAAACACCTGCCCACGTGAGTAACTTTTCAACACGAGTAGCCCAGGGACTTCAAGGTTGGGAACGATGACCACGTAACGTACTTTGCTGAAAAGTTAATTGAGGCAAATGGAGAGAAAAGTAtattaagggtgggattttcaccTGCTCggcattggcctaactcttctcccactgaagccactggaagaactaatgatgtgctgtcCAACTGGTATACTGAGACGACTGCCTATCAtgcaatattgtctcattgtttccatgTGCTCCTTTTTTTTGCTGGTCTGTATCCACCTatggtctcttgtcttatacttagattgaaagctctttggggcagggaccgtctttttgttctgtgtacgcagaacttagcacaatgggatcctggtccatgattagaGCTcttaatgcaaataattaataattaaaaaaaccctcccactgatttcaatatgaGCTGTTAGGCCACTCCTGACCGCTTCTGAAAACCCCACCTTAAAGGGATATTTTACTGACACAAACCCTCATGAGAACAAAGTTGAAACAACAGCTGAACATTTAGGACATGAGCATAGAGGCTGTTTTGTTCTGTAGCCTTTATATTCGTTGCATGTACCTGTACACTTCGTACATTACGTACGCAGCCAGGGCAGAGAAATGCATCATAACTGGTAATGGAAAACTGAATTTATCTCATAATCCTTAATGCCTCATGAATGGCTGAGTACTTACAATTTTTAAGTTGAGATGGAATCGGCATGAAATGGCCCCATCATTTATAATATGAATATGAAATAAAGTGGGACTTTACAACTGAAACTCAAGTACCAGCACTTCATTTGATTTACTTCGATGACTCAACCTATCTCATGAGCTATTTTTCATATTCCTTATTTAGAGGACTTACTCATGTCTCAGAGAAAGCCTGCAATGTGATAAAGCAAATGTCAGGGAAGTGTAATGTGTGGTGGTGGTAACACCTCCCCTGCCAAAAATCTTACTTCCAGATTTATGTGGCTCTATAAATTCATTCTTGCTTTTCCTCCCAAAAGAATGAGAAGATTTTGTCTTTCCCTTCCAATTAGCACGGCCCCATGAACAAGGGGTCAAACTCCTGCTGGGTGGCACTCCATTGCCTTTCACTGAGTTATGCCTAGTGTGAATTTGGTCCTTTGAATTTTCGGTGCCCAGAGTGTTATTTTTAACATACGAATTACAATATTGGCAGAGAACCATGTTCATTCAGTTTTTGTCTCCTGAAAATTGTCTCCAAGGGAAAGCaaggaattaaaaaataaacaactaAAGTAGGTCACACTCAGGCTATGGCTTCACTGCAAAAAGAGTGGAATTATAGTTAATTTGATGTAAAATCCCAGTGGAAACCAAGTGCAGGTAATTTTTAACCTTGATGTAGCTAGTCCAGTTTAACTCTAGACCCCTAAGTTTACCTCAAGGTAGCTAGTCAAGGTAAAAACTATATTGCCCTATCTCCACTAGGATTTCACACTGAGATAACTAACTCACTGTAAAAATACACCTGTTTTTTAGTGAAAACAGCCTCAGTGGTGTAGCTTCTGCAATGCGAAGGCCCATAATCAtataaaatagggaaaaaatcTATTGCCGCCATCACCACAGAACAATATAGACCTTCCTTAAAACCAGTTAATGAACATCAGTGCGAGAGGTGCATGAACTTTCACCAACCTCTCTCCATAGTCAGACTTCTAACCCTTGTAAAAGCCCGGGGAGCTGCTAGAATGTGACTTGtgataggaaaaaaaaacccttattgGCAAGTCAAACAACAGTTCTCAAATGCTTTTCATATAGCTGTTGCTCACAAGGTTCAAAGGCCAAGCTcaacgggggtgggggtaagcaTAGTGTTGCACTTGCTTACGCCAGGACTTGATTTGACTCACTGTTAACAGGGGCTAAATCCGGGCTTCTCAGGGGGATTAACACGTATACCTCCTGAGCTGCGACTGTTCCTTACTGGTACCACGTCACACTGGAAGTGAGGATTAATGGCTCTAGAAGATAACAGCTTATGTTTATTAAGGATCCTTCTCCCACCAGGCCACAAAATGCCTCACACAACCCCTGCTGTGCCAAAGAGGAAAGGAAGTCTGATAGTGCCATTTGGAGAGAGGCTGTGACTCAGAAGGGGTGAAAAGCTCCAGACAGATGGGATAGCATCAGTGAAATAGTACCTTTGGACGTGGAGAGTCAAGAGAATCAGCCTAGGCCTGAGCTTGCTGAGTGTGGGTGAACGGGGCGTGAATAGGATTTGGAGATGGATAGGAAGCCGGTGAAAGTGTTGGAGGATGGGATAGAGGCAGAGAGTGAGACAGTTGTCTGGGACCTCTGGGGTTTAGAAAGCTGTGTCTACAGCAGCGCAGCAGCTGTGGAAGAGTCAACCAGGTAATAGTATGGAAACCAACCGATTGAttatggggtgggagaggagcagCAAACAGAGGAAGACAACTGCTGTGCTGTTGTTCTTGCGTCTGCTGTAGAACAATAGCGGACAGAACAATTTCTTGGCGTAGCTATTTTCTGACAGCTTGTAGATGCATTTGCCATTAGTAGCGGATTGGACATCACACTTTCACTGGGGGACATAAAATCATCTTCTTTATGTGAGtcactggggaaggggaggaggaggaggggaaagtggCCTTTAGCAAAGTGCCTAGTGCACAGAAAATACGTACTAGAGCCATACGTTGTTTTGAGATAGGAGAAATACAAATGATGGATAATACTGCAGAGCTTGCGAGGGAGGCAGCCTGGCATAGGGGAACCACAGGAATGGGAGGCAGGAGGCacgggctctattcccagcttcaTCACGGACGCACACGGTGACCTCCAACCAGTTTAacactctgggcctcagtttcctcagctgGAGGGAACAGTTCTGGCCCTTCTCTCGTAAAGCATTCGGCCTGCCTCTGATGAAAGCTGCCATAAAGGCATAGAGTTATTACTAGTACTTACATTaaggccagagccagacactccaggCAGTCGGGACAGAAGCAGCCAGAGGAGGGAAGCGTGGGTATAAAGAGCCCCAGCTGGGGTTACCCttttctcctgcaccccactggacccagagacctcccccactcTCAGACCACTAGGACCCAGGTGGTGGCTCCCCGCtgccccctggagccagccagagactccagctggAAGGAGCAGAAACAGCCACGGCAGGGATCTCTGGACATTCAGAGCTTGGACTTGGCTTTTTCTGCCCTGagctgattggctgtttgttcCAACCCTCCCCATCTCTTCACCTTCGCTTCACGCCACACCTGCCTTGCCTACCCTCTTCTTCCCCTGCGCCCTGTCCCTCACCCCCCGTCCCTTTAGTTTAGCCTCTCCTACAGATGGATGAGCCATCACACAACATTTGGAGGTTCTGCAAAGGAGCCAAAACATTTCATTCGGATACCTTGGAGAGAACAGGGTGTAGCGCTGAGCCAGAAACATCACAAGGGCGGCTTCATGGCAATTGCCACTTGCAGCTGGTTCCTGGACAAGAAATGGCTCAGACACTCCGACATGTCACATGAATTTCTGGGTTCCAGACATCACACCCCCACAGTTGGCTGTGCACTACatgtccctcccctcacccctttgGGCTCCATTCACAGAACTCTTACAGCTCCCAGGCAGAGGACCTAAGtcatgatagctcatctcagttgcttagactctgcctgttggtatgcatacttccaccttttcatgttctctgtatgtataaatatctcctgtctgtgtgttccattctatgcatccgaagatgtgagctgtagctcacgaaagctcatgctaaaataaatttgttagtctttaaggtgcctcaagtattcctgttctttttgcggatacagactaacacggctgctactctgaaataagtCATTCAGTTCAAGATGTAAAAGGCTCATGGTTTGACTCTGGGAATCCCCAGTTCAGTCCCTGCTCacaaacaaaatggcagctgtcaCACAGGAGCGTTCCCACACACCACCTGGAAATAAGCCACCAGGTTTCCTGTGGTtcagtctttttaaaataaaaataaataaatacttctGGGGCCTTCTGCAGGTAGCCCACTTGCTTTTACCCTCTCTTCTTTCAATATACCTGCTTTGAGGTTCCCATGGCCCAAGACTGCTTTCACTTCTCTCCGTGGCACAAGCTTTTCATGAGCCTAATGGACTTATTGCAAGCAAATCAAGCAGAATTTTTCAacagtttttcttttattttacacTCCATAAAAACATTGCAGTTTTTCTTTCACATTCACAAGATCTTCAGGGAATTATTGCTAtttcccatatttaaaaaaaaaaaacaataaaaaaaagtcaaCGGACAAAGCAGCAGCACACACCGAACTCCCTGCAGACACAGAAACTCAACACAAAAGACAGTCAGTCTCCTTGTGAGAGACAATTTTACCAGAAGAAACATTAGGTGGGAGTGACCATACATATGACAGCAAGCCATGTAACACTGAACAAGACCACTTTTCTCCACATAGTACGAACCAGTAACACTTTGAAGAGGTCAGAGGATGGGGCTGAGACTTTTAGTCTAAATTCCACCAATTACAGTTTCAATGGATGGAAGAGTGACTTTGAGGAGGGTTAGATAGATGTTCAAGTATTACAGGGCAGTTCTTAAATAACAGATGAGATAGTAGCCTGATCACGTCATTTAAAGTCCCTGGTTCTCTGCGTTAGGTAAAAGCACATACAGTACAAAGGCAAGTGCAGAAACACAGGAAACGCCACACCTAAATAGATCAATGGTCCATGTAATCAAATATCTTGTCACagagagtggccaatgcctgaTGCTTCTGAGAAAGGTGAAAACCCCCTCTAATGCCCCTGATTCTGCAATAATAAAACCAcaaagggaagtttcttcctaaccccagcTTCAGATCAGCTTAATCCCTGATGCATGAAACAAACAGCAAGGAAACAGGCAAAACGAGTATTAGAGTGCTTGCCCTCCCTGTCATTTCAAGGATTGTGCTTTTCATTTGACTTGCTCTTTCCTGATACAGTTGTTTATTGCTTACACTTTAAACAAGGCTGTTACAATTTTTCAAAGAGACAGGAACCGAGAGACTGTTGTATGGGTCTGACCCTTTTACGTGGAAGGGGTTCCATTGTTCCATAGGGATCTGGAAGTACAGTAGTGGTTGCACTCTATTAAAAACTTAGAAAAGcaatgttgttttgtttgtttttaaagaggacATTAAATCTCTAGAAAGCCAGCCCTGCGTACATCACTTTTGTTTGTAGTCAGTGTCCATATACACAAGTTACCACCAACTATGACTATTCCATTTTGGAATAAATCAGTGAGGCCTTCTGTATTGCACGTTCATGAAATGTTCTTATTGGAATCACAGTTGGTATCAAAGGAACATATTATTTCTCATTTCCAATAGGGTTTAGCATGATGAAGATGCAGTAATAGGACTAAGTTTTAGCTGATGGACAGGAGAACAAATGGGCACAGAACTCAAGACTGAGGTAGGAAATGTGTAACATGAGCCTTCAAAGTTTTTGCTTAAAGTCAGTTCTTCTGCAAAAAAAGACACAGCTTCCCTTTTGCACGAGGCAACAGGGGGGCTAGGAGTGGAAGACAGGATCTCTGACTCATACTGTAGTAATTGGCCCATGAATCCAAAATTTGGTGAGATCAGACTCCTACGTTGTTTGATGTAATCAAATGCCTCCTCCAGGCGGAACTTTTTCGTTTTCATGAGATAAGCCATGCAGATGGTGGGGGAGCGTGAAATTCCGGCTTCACAGTGTACCAGGATTTTGCCTCCAGCTCGCCTCACGCAATCTGGAAAGAAATAATTCATTACAGACATTAGTTCTCATTGCGGACAGGAAGCATGCTGCAGTAGCCATTTCAAGTGACACTGAAAACAAAATGCATCATCTAGACGAAGCCACATGTCCAGTCATCCAGGAGGAGGGTGAGTCCCCCTCTTATTAGATACACAAACAATTCATAATCaagcagagatgggcctgagtcAAAATACAGATTGGGGTCTGCTTAAGAATTGTCCCTTTGGTCCCAACGCTAATTTTAATAAGTCTTTttcccttctcttctgcaaaaaaattaaacaaattctCTTTTCCTACAAAGAAAAGATGGAAAGCAATTCCATGGTAAGCAGAATGTTGTATTTGTTCAGCTTTGTGGGACAGAGTTTGGTACCCAACAGGCATTTGTATGATGCTGCCCTTCTAGCTAGCATAACATTTTCTTCGTTAGTGCTCAGAGTCATCAATGCATGGGGCCAGTTCTGCTGTCCTAAACTGGACAAAGCTGCCGTCATATTCAGTAGGAGTTTCACTTGGGATAGGACTGCAGAGTTTGATTGGGTAAGTTCACTTGGGCAACTAGTGTTTTTGGAAATGATGAACCTGAACCTCACTTTGGTTTTGAGAGACAACATTACATGTATTTGCCTTCATTTGACAGCTGTGTTGCAAAAATACTCCCAAAACACCAACCTAAAACCACTCTTAAATGGTCCCAAACTGGAAGATAGACAGTTATTAGGTTTGCACTGGGCAAGTATCTCAACCCATCTTTGAAAGTCTCCCAGTGAGCTGTCGAGCGCAGTGGGTGAAGATAAATAATTGAGGGTTCATCCACATAGCAAAAATGACTGTTATAACACAAAACTAGAGGAGAAATACAGCACCATAACACAGCTGTAACAAAGCATGCACCTGTTTGATTGTAGGGCAGAACTGCTGTATAACATGGCTGGGTCACTGCTATGTAATAGCAAGGTCTCTCACCACTGCTAAGATAGGCTTCTAGCCAACGTGAAATACCATCTTTGTGCCCTGCCCTGGATCTCTCTAGTATGacacccctccacctccccccccccacacactcttaCAGTAGTGTGGGGATGCCAACCTTGATTCCTGCGGCTTCCACCACAATGTGCACAATAAATAGTATAAAGTCTCTAACTATAGCCCAGTTAAAGGATACTTGGACTTAAGTCAGGATATAAATGGCTTGTGCAAACTACCATTTTCCACATCAGGAGGCACTGAGGTTACTCACACAACACAATTATTGTTGTTAGATCaaagaaaaatgcttaaaataagcTCCTTCCATAAAAATCTAGTTTGAAAATAGAAATTCTCTGGTCAGGCTGGCTTGAGAAATATGTTCCCGAGTTTGCTGAGGAATGGAACATGAGTGTCTGCTCTATACGTGGCCCTGAAACAACATAGAAAGCTGAACACGTTCTCGTTTCTCTTTCCCCTTTTGTTGCCTGGCAAAGGACCAAATCCACGGCAGTTGGTTAAATTTAGTTGTTGTACAAAACAATCGCTGTGCTTGAACTGCCACAGAAATCTAGAGTGCCCACCATGttagaaataaaaaggaaaaccAAACGTTACACCAGCCTCAAAGTGTTTGGAGAGTTCAAAGTGACTCAACCTCTaccagaaagggggtgggggaaataataaaaaaactccCTACTGATTGTGGTGCACGGGAGTTTCctcataaaaatgtaaaaagccCCATAAGTCATCAGAACCAGAAAGCAATTAGGGGCTAGAAATGTATTTTACAACCTGCAATCTACCCCTGGCTTTTTAAGAGTCAGCTGAATCTGAACGTCCGAACTAAACTACCAGCAACAGAGAGGCAGAAAGAAGAGACTTCACAATTAACTTTGTGATTcctctgttttcctttcaaatGTTATTGACAGCCACCCTTTTACGGTGATCAATAGCACAAGTCTCCACCCAGGGTTACACCCATCTACTCTGTGTTTTACATTGTGCCTTCTTTTTGTAGTGCTCCACAGTTAACTGCCATGCCATTAACCCTATCTAGGTCTAGCCAATATCCTGGGGGTGAGAGGGGAGGTCTGGATCTTTCAGAAGGCCTCCcaattttatgcaagatagggtTACTCTAAAGCAAAAGTCGAAGGGTGTGTCTACAGAGGGATAAAAAACCCTTAGCTGGCCTTGGTCAGCTGACTTGCGCTCACAGTCATCACTGAAAAAATGCTGTGTAGATGCTCCCTCCTCCCTGGGTCCCAGAGCTGAGGCCctggcccaagcccagaagtAAACACAGTAATTTTCCCCCATGCAGTCCAGGCccagtgagcccaagtcagctgacccaggcccaCCGCAGGTGGGACAtgggtcttttatccctgtgtagacataccctaagttactAAGCACTTGTCTACatgtaaaatgctacagtggcgtaggtgcaccaatgcagctgtagcatgtcagtgtagacactgcctacTCCGACGGAAAGGGTTCTCCCATcggcgtaggtaatccacctccccgaaaggcagtagctaggtcaatggaagaattcttctgttgacctagctctGCACcgggacttaggttggcttaatgcTGCCCCTCAGCATGTGGATTTCTCACCCCCCTGACTGAGATAGTTGATAGACCTAATTTTCTCATGTAGACTAGGCTTTAGTAATCAAAAGGACTTAAAGGAGAAGCAAGGCCAAAATGGCTCTGCAATAATGGGGACAGCGCCtgccacaatggggttctggtcccatgactgggactcctaggcattactgcaatacaaacaaacaaataaataaatactaagcTAACCCTGTATTCACTAGGAATCATGGGCCTTGTCCATAGGCCAAGAAagccagtgggagtctttccattaacttcagtaggctttggacaAGGCCCGATGGGCAGAGGACACCCCCAGACGAAAGCTAGAAGGAAGACTGTCGTCTTTGGAAACATTCCTTTATTGTGCTGAAATTACATGCGTGTTTGCTGCAGTCTTACAGACACCTAAAGAAACCTCAATTATCTCCAGCACCATTCCATTGCCCCTGCCCTACGTATGCCTGCAGTCTGTGCAACTTGATGCCACTGAGTTGCCTTGTTCTGTCTTCTCCCGACAAACCCGAATATAAATCACATTTGTCctcaaattctgctctctacACAAATCTAGAAAAGAGACCCGGGAAGAAACTATGCTCCCAGTCCACATTTTCCTTATTTGCCTGCTTTAAATTCCTCTGCTggtgagggaaaaaaaactatCCATCTCATTTTATACATGCTTACAGTAAGCCTGGGCATTTGCAATGACATCTGGGAATGCGTGAAAATAATTTGTGCTTTCCCTTTTCTGGGAATGTGTGTAAATTAGTTGCCACATTTAGCCAGAAGAgatcttttttaaatgaatccCATTTATAAGACAGAATGGTTAAATGCAGTTTTCCCTTTCAAAAGTTAATTTGTGTGCCAATTCCATATGGATTTTGCACATAGATCTAGATTTAGTATTTAAACAGCGATTTTCATATTCAGACAGATGTAGATCTAGTTTTTAGGtctgttgtctagtggttaggacaAGAGAAGGCGATCAGATTGCTGGGTTTTATTCCTAACTTTACCACTGACTTATGAAACCTTAAACAAAATCCTTAACTGCTCCATATGTCAATTAGCCCTTATGTGAAATCAGTATAACCCTTGACCGCCTCATGGGCCTTTCATGATTTGAAAAGCGCTTTGAGTTCCTTAGCTGAAAGATGCTATTGAAGTACAGAGTattccagatttttttaaattcagtgactcttttaaatattttttaaagatacagGAGAATAGCTATACCTACCAATGAAATCTATGGCTTCCTGGAAGTGAGAGCTGATGTCTGCCATGTGACTGTCCTCCACTGGGATCCATTTGTAACAATACTGCTCTTTAAAGGACTCCGAACCTTTCCTGGAGACATTGAGCAAGGCTGTGATGTGCAGATTGGCTAGGAACTCACACTTGGAAGCATGGTAGGCACTGCCAAGGTAAAGGAAAGGCAGGATTTCAACTGGACCACCCTGGAAGTTAAAGATAAAAATAGATGTTATTTTGCTTTTTTGCCCCTCCTCAAAGTGAGCTTTGTCTTAAGTGATGGCAGAATCAATGAACAGAGAAATTCAGCAGAGCCAGCGTGGGTGCTGACTCCCCTGTCTGGTGGTTTTAGATCCTGGCCAGTGAATCATGGTTAATGGCAGAGCCCACACAGAAAAAAGCTTTCGTTTTCTTGTCCGTCCACATCTGTAAGGTCCGAAATCAGTTCCAGCCCACTCGTGCGCATGATGTTTCCTGCTTTCTTTAAAGTGCTTCCCCTTAGAACCCACCCAAAGTGCTTTCATATGTGAAGCTAATTTCCCTGGAGTTTTTGCGGAGACAAAAAGGGTGGTGCCATTTCAAAGCAGTGCACAAAAGGTGTGCCCAGAAAGCCAGTTAGTGCTTTGAATGCAGGGCTTGGAAACCACGCACTCCAAGTATGTTAACAAGAAACCTCACGGTACTTAATTTGTAaccaagaaaaaaacaacaaaaaccaaacaatcccccccacccccaaagactTCCGAATGCCTAGATGTGTGTGTGCTGATTGTATGGCTGCTTTGAAAGCAAACCTGAAAGCATAAATGGATTGAAGAGTAAAGCACCTTTTTCACCCACACTTGCACAGTGACAGCTGGTGTCTGTTTGCAGAGCCTCCCCCGACCTTGGTGACAAAGCTTAGCTTAGCTGCCTCCATTTCCTGCCCGCCTAACAGCAGTAACACGGAGGCACAGAACTCTGCCACGTCATATGCACCAAACACtcactcctgctgctctgggccacCCACAGCTCTCTGCCACCAGAGATGTAATCTCTGTTCCTTCTTCCACGAAAGGAAGTAAAGACTAgatgcgggggaggagggggagaaggggaacaaaacccaaaacacagCCTGACAGAGAAGCATTTCAAAGTGACTGAATTCGGCAGGTAACTTTCCCATGGTGCGCTCACCGCACAGCAACCAGGCTGAACGGCACAGCCTTCATTTGCACTATGCTGAATACCTGCCTTAGTCTGGCTACTAATGCTGTTATTCGGCACATGCTGGGAAAGTGGCTGGAATCCGAGTGCTTTCCCTTTACAAGTCACCTAGAGACACGCTCCATAAGAGTGCTTTTTAGAAAGTGTTTTGTTCAGCAGTAAAAAGGAATGAACATTCTCAGCCTGCTCAGGACAAAACTGGCCTCCAGGTTCAAGAAACAGAACCCTACTGAACGAAATCATCTTGATCCCAGACTGAGAGCTGTAAACAGAAGAAGTGTTCCCCTGGGTGTGTTTCAGGTTATGAGGATCTCCCCAGTGGAAACCCCACAAAGAGGAAGTACCTGCCCTGTGTGTCCTCATCACGGAGAAATTGATCTATTCACAGAACCTAGTCCTCCCACTCtcactcataagaacggccatactgggtcagaccaaaggtccatgtagcccagtatcctgtccactgacagtggccaatgccaggtgccccagagggaatgaacagaacaggtaatcatcaagtgatccatcccctgtcgcccattcccagcttctagcagaggagcaggcaacctatggcacgcatgtaagctgattttcagtggcactcacactgcccgggtcctggccaccggaccagggggctctgcatttttac
Coding sequences within it:
- the DUSP5 gene encoding dual specificity protein phosphatase 5 encodes the protein MKKVTALDCRQLRKLLRKEPSRCLVLDCRPYLSYSASRLRGALNVNLNSVVMRRARGGPVPLNFVVPDEAARTRLLLPGEGAAAARLAAVIVLDQGTGHWQKLKKESTAQIVLNALLSSLPETGARVCFLKGGYETFYSQYPECCVDVKPISPERNETERNLNSHCEKQSTNHKPAYDQGGPVEILPFLYLGSAYHASKCEFLANLHITALLNVSRKGSESFKEQYCYKWIPVEDSHMADISSHFQEAIDFIDCVRRAGGKILVHCEAGISRSPTICMAYLMKTKKFRLEEAFDYIKQRRSLISPNFGFMGQLLQYESEILSSTPSPPVASCKREAVSFFAEELTLSKNFEGSCYTFPTSVLSSVPICSPVHQLKLSPITASSSC